A region of the Pseudomonas asiatica genome:
GGCATGTCGACATGGTGCGTTCGTTGCGCTCGCCGGGCTCCACCCTCAAGCCGTTCCTCTACGGCATGGCGCTGGATGACGGCCTGATCCATTCCGAGTCGTTGCTGCAGGATGTGCCGCGACGCTATGGCGACTATCGCCCCGGCAACTTCTCCATGGGTTTCAGCGGACCGGTGTCGGCCAGTTCGGCGCTGGCGCTGTCGCTCAACCTGCCGGCGGTGCAGCTGCTGGAGGCCTACGGCCCGAAACGCTTTGCCGCGCAACTGCGCATGGCGGGCATGCCGCTGATACTGCCGCCCCTGGCCGAGCCCAACCTGTCGTTGATCCTGGGTGGCGCGGGCAGCCGCCTGGAGGACCTGGTGGGTGGCTACGCGGCTTTGGCGCGGGGTGGCAACAGTGCGCGGGTGCGCCTGCAACCGCAGGATCCGTTGCTGGAACGGCGCCTGCTGTCACCAGGGGCTGCGTGGATCATCCGGCGTATCCTCAGCGGCCAGGCGCGCCCCGACCGCGACCCGCATGCCGAGCTGGTGCAACGCCCGCAACTGGCCTGGAAAACCGGCACCAGCTACGGCTTTCGCGATGCCTGGTCGATCGGCGTGGGCCCGCGCTACCTGATCGGCGTATGGATCGGCCGCCCCGACGGCACACCGGTACCCGGCCAATTCGGGCTGGCTTCGGCGGCGCCGCTGATGCTGCAGGTGCACGACCTGCTGAGCAACCGTGACAGCCAGCGTGGCATCGGTGTGCCGGTGGAGCGGGTGCCGGCCAATGTCGGCGTGGCGGCGATCTGTTGGCCGCTGGGCCAGCCTATGAACAAACAGGACCGCAACTGCCGGCGTCAGCGTTTCGCCTGGACCCTGGACGGCACTACGCCGCCAACCCTGCAGGCCGCTGACCAGCCACTCGGCCTGGGCCTGCGCGAAAGCGTATGGGTCAACGACCAGGGGCTGCGCGTCGATGGTAGTTGCCCGGGCGCCAAGGCCCGCGATATCGCCCTATGGCCCGCCCCGCTGGAGCCTTGGCTGCCACGTGTGGAGCGGCGTGCGGCGCGCCTGCCGGCCATCGACCCGGCCTGCCCGCCGCAGGTGCCGGCCAGCGCGCCACCGCTTTCGATCGTGGGCGTGCGCCCGGGCGACAACCTGCGCCGCCCGGCCACCAGCAGCGAGCCGTTGCAACTGTATGTGTCGGCGCTGGGCGGCGGCGGGCGGCGCTGGTGGTTCCTCAACGGCCAGCCATTGGGCGAAACCCAGGGGCAGGACAGCCTGCTGGTGCGCTTCCAACAGGTAGGCCAGGCGGAAATCAGCGCGCTGGATGAAAGCGGCGAGACGGCGCGCGTGGCGTTCCAGGTCAGCGAGTAGCCGTTCGACGAGGGCCGAGGCAGCACCTACGCTTGCAAGTAACGGGTGTGACCGGCTGGCGCCCCTGATGCCTGTCAGTCAAGCAATTTGGGGCCGCTTTGCGGCCCTTCGCGGGCACGCCCGCTCCCACAGTTCTGGAAATGCGCGATCTCTGTGGGAGCGGGCGCGCCCGCGAAGGGCTGCAACGCAGCCCCTGGGAACATGGAGCGCCCTATGCGTCCTCTGGCCGTGCCCCTGTTGTTGCTGCCTTGGGCGCTTGCGGCCCATGCCGAACCTTTGCCGGGTTTTCTCGACAGCCATGAGTACGAACGTCGCCTGCCCGGCGCCAACCTGCCGATAGACGCCTACCGCCCGGTCAGCGCTCACCTGCAGCTGGCCGGGGTGGAGGGTGACAGCCCCGCGTGGGCGCCTGCGGATACCCCGCTGGTGCTGCATAAAGTGCGCTTCGAAGGCGGCACGGTGTTCCCCTTGAGCGACCTGCGCGAACACTACCAACCGCTGATCGGGCACCAGACCACGTTGGGCGAGCTGCAGCAGTACACCGCGCGCCTGACCCAGCGCTATCGGCAGGAAGGCTACCTGTTGTCGTACGCCTACCTGCCGCCGCAGGAGGTGGCCGATGGCCGGGTCAATGTGGTGCTGGTCGAAGGCTATATCCGTGATTACCGCGTGGACGGCGATATCGGCCCGGCCGGCGCCTATCTGCACCAACTGCTGGAGCGGCTTGCCACCGAGCGCCCGCTGACTAGGGAAACGCTGGAGCGCTACCTGGGCCTGGCCGAGCGCCTGCCGGGGGTGACGATAGAGCCGCAGCTGGCCGTGGCGCAAACCGCTGATGGTGCTGCGCGGTTGACCGTGCATGCGCAGCGCAAGCCGTTCAGCGCTGCGGTTACCGTTGCTGATGGCAACCGCGACGATGCACAGGCGCTGATGACGGCAACCAGCCACGCCCAGACTCGCTTTGCCGAACAGATCGAGGCCAGCCTGTTGCTGCCACCGGGGGATGACCAGGTGCATTACCAGCGCCTGGCCTACAGCCAGTACCTGGACGCGGGCGGCAGCCAGCTGCTGCTGTCGGCTTCACGCTACCGCAGCGAGCCCGGCACGCGGATTCGTCTGGACGATGGCCGTGACATCACCCGCAAGCGCGACAGCGATCGCTATGCGATCGGCCTGCGCCAGCCGGTGATCGTCAGGCCGGATGAATGGATGGTGGTGCAAGGGCAGGTGTATTCGGTCAGTGAGCACTTCGAGGACCGGGTGGATGGGTTGTCATCGGCACGGGACTACGACACCTACGTGCGTGCGCTGTCATTCGAGGGCGACTGGCGCAAGGTGGAAGAGGGCCGTTTGCGTATCGTCAGCGCCGGGGTCTATCAGGGCCTGGATTACCTGGGGGCGCGCAGCGATGCCGACTACGATCTGGATTTTCTGCGGTTGCGGCTTTCCGGCCTGCAAAGTGACACGTTGCTCGGTAACTGGCAGAGGGTGATGTTCGGGGCGTTGTACTGGAGTGATGACCGCTTGCCCGACAGCGAGCGTGCGGGGTTTGGCGGGCAGAGTTTCGGCCGTGGCTACCCGCGCGACCAGGCGGACGGGGACAAGGGCTGGGGTGTGGCTTACGAGGTGAATTACAGCATGCACGCCAACTGGCTGGCGTTGGTGCAGCCCTATGTGGTGTTGGATACGGCGCAGGCCTGGCATAACCGGGGGCCTGTGGAGGACGCCCACCTGGCTTCGGCGGCGCTTGGTGTGCGGTTGGGCGATGGGCGCTTGTTCAATGTGGCGCTGGAGCTGGCCAAGCCTTTGGCGGATGTGGCATTGGACAGCCTGGACCGCGGGCCTCGGCTGACCTTGACGCTTGGCGTTCAAATGTAAGGGGGCGCGCTGCGCCCCAATCGCGACACAAGGCCGCTCCCACAAGTTCACCGCCATCCTGAAGGTTGTGAAGTCCCTGTGGGAGCGGCCTTGTGTCGCGATTGGGCTGCGAAGCAGCCCCCGGGAATCAAATACTCAATGGGTAGTAAACCGCTGATGCACCGGCGACGAACTGGGTGTCAGTGCCAGGGCCAGCTGGGTGCGGTTGTGCATGTGGGTCAGGCGCAGCACCTGCGACACATACAGCTTCACGGTGTTCTCGGTAATGCCCAGCTCACAGGCGATCTGGTAGTTGGTCTTGCCCTTGCCCACCAGGCGGGCCACCTCCAGCTGGCGTGGCGACAGCTTCTCGAACGCCGCTGGCAGCTCGCTTTCGCTTTCTTCCACATCCGTGGCACGTCGATGAGTACCCTGGCCCCGGGCCTTTTCCAAATCCTGGTAGAGCTCGTCAATCGATTCGGCCAGATCCTGCAGGCGCTGATTCAATCCGCCGAGGTCGTGGAAGTTGCGCTGGCGTTCCAGCAATGCCTCTTCCTGCCGACGTACGCCTTCAAGCAGTTCATCGAGTTCCACCGGCTTCTGGTAGTAATCGGCAAAGCCTTCGCGCAGCGCGCGGATCACGTCCTGTTTCTCGGCACGCCCGGTCAACATGATGGCTTCGAACATGCGCTGGCTGCCGTCGAACTGCTTCAGGGTGCGCATCAGTTCAACGCCATCCCGTCCCGGCATGTGCAGGTCGCAGATAAGCAGACCGATGGCTGGGTCTGCCATATAGCGCTCGATGGCTTCGTCAGCAGAATGGGCCGGTACGCAAACATAGCCCTTGGTTTCGAGGAATTCACAGAGTTGTTCGACAATGACCGGTTGGTCATCCACCACCAAAACCTTCAACTCACTCACTTGTCTGGACACGATCCACTCCCTGTTCGTATACGGCCCTGCTCCCGGGCCAGACGCTCTGGCAGTTTAAAAATAGTCGCACCAAGCGAATATGTACAAGTTTTGTACAAGGTGTCGGACCACAGGCTGGCTCATTGGACCCATACCGCTGTCAACAGAAAGCCGGCCAGCACATAGGGGACGAACGCCTGCTTGTCACCCATTTCTTCGGTCAGGGCCTGCAAACGCTTTTTCACCTTTGGGTTGAGCAAGGTCCACAGGCGCCGGCGGGTGAGCAGCCACAGCAGCACGCTGACACCGGCGCCGATGAAGGTGCCAAGCACGTATTGCGGGCTGGTGGCCAGGGCCAGGGCGCCCATCAGCTTGACGTCATCGGCGCCGAAACGGCCGAGCATGTAGCCGGGCAGGGTCAGCAGCATGACGATGGCCAGCGCCCAGCCTGCATCGCTGGCATCGGCGCCGATCCAGCTGTGGCCGGTGGCGAACAGCCAGGCCAGGGCGCAGGTAGCCACGCCAAGGGTGAGCATGTTGGATATCTGGCGTTGACGCACGTCCTGTTCGGAGCACAAGGCAAGCCACAGCAGGAGAACAATGCTTTGCATTGGCAGGTCGCCCTTCCCAAATGTTGAACACATCTACCCGGTCAGTCAGGTTTCCTTAAGTGAAGATAGACGGGAACCTGCGGGGAGTGGAGCGGGAGAGGGAAAAAGGCGTGGCCGGGATGGATTTTGTCGCTGTTGAAACAGGCCTCGCAGGCGACCCTTGTGGGAGCGGGTTCACCCGCGAACACCGGCAAAGCCGGTGCCATGCACCGCGTTGTTTTCTTCGCGGGTAAACCCGCTCCCACAGGGGCTGCGGCGCTTGCATAACCGCGTTCGGTGTTACTTCCTGCTCCCCGGCGGGTAGTTGGCCAACACCTTGGTCACGGTGTTCTGGATCGCGCTGTTGCGTTCCTCGGGGCTTGGCGGGTAGTTGTTCATGATCTGCTCGGCACTGCCGCGCCACACCAGCTTGCTGTCACGCCCATCGAAGAGGTCGATCTGGATGGTGGCGACCTTGTAGTCGACGCTGCGGGTTTCGTTGTACATCGGCCCACCCCAGTAGCCGCCCCAGTAGCCCCCCCAGCCACCGCCGTAGTTGGTGGTGATCTGTTGCTGGCGCTGCTCGACGATCAGGTACGCGCGCACTGTCAGGTCTGGCCGCGCGCCACTTTGCACCGGGCGCAGGCCGCGCTGGTCGAGTTGGTTTGCGACTGCCTGGCGAATGCGCTGCTCGGTCAGGTCGCTCTTGATTCGTGGGTCGTCCGGGCGGTACTGCAGGCCCGGTTCCTGCCATGCCCAGCTGCGGTAGGCGGCAAAGTCACGGCTGGCATCGAAATCCTGCTGGACGTTATTGCTGGAGCAGGCGGCGAGCAATAACGCGAATGACAGTAGAACGAGACGGCGCAACATGATGGTTCTCCGTTGGATATCAACTGGGAGGATAGCCGTTGAGCGCCTTGTGCACAGAATCGCGCAGGGCGCTTTCGCGTTCACGCGGCGAGTCCTTGTCGCTGCCGCTTTCGGCGCTGGCACTCCATACCGGCTGGCCGCTGCGGGCGTCGTACAGGTCGATACGCACCACCATCACTTGCACCTCGTAGGTGCGCACGATGGGCACGCTGGCATAGCCACCATAGCCATGGCGGTAGCCGCCATAACCGACACCACCGTAGGGGTACGGGCCGTAGTAAGGGTCGTAGGCATCGTAGTCACGTACCTGGCGCAAGCGCTTTTCCAGGCGTATGTCGGCGCTGACCAGCAAGTCGCCGGGGCCGCCCCGGGCGGGGCGCAGGCCATGCTGGTCCAGCGCGCCGCTGACGGCATCGGCCAGTTGCCCCGGGTCGGTATCGACCGAGCCACTGGGCAACTGGCCGTTGCGCCAACTCCAGCTACGGTAGTGCCCGTAATCTCGGGCCGGTGTCGGGTAGGCACTGGCATCGAAGGTGCTGGCCGCCTGGGCAGGCGCCGGTGGTAACGGGCGGCTGCTGGCCACATAAGGGTTGCTGCCCTGGCAGCCAGCCAGGGCAAGCGGCAGCACGGCCAGGCACAACAGACGGTACGGCATGTATTCCTCCCGGCGGGCAGGTCAGCGGGGGCGGCAGACCCAGTGCAGGTAGCGGCCGAGCCCGGCGAAGCTGGGGTGTCGACGGTAGGCCAGTTCCATTTCCAGCAGGTCGAGCAGCTCGGCCTTGCCTTGGAATTCCTTGGGCATGTAGTCGTGGAACACCCGCACGCCACTTTCGCTTTCAACCTGCCACATAGGATCAAGTTGCGCTCTGAGTTCGCGTGGATCAAGCGGTTTTTGCGGGGTCAGGCTCTGCTTTTCACCTTCCAGCCGGTTGCTGCGCAACTTGCGGAAATGGCCCTTGAGCAGGTTGCGATAGACCAGGGCGTCGCGGTTGTAGAAGGCCAGCGACAGCCACCCGGAAGGGGCCGTGAGCTGGTGCAGCACCGGCAGGATGCTTTCGGGCTCGGCCAGCCATTCGAGTACGGCGTGGCATAGCACCAGGTCGTAGGGTTCGGTCAGCTGGCCGAGCAGGTCTTGCCAGGGGGCCTGGATGAAGGTGGCCGGTTGTCCGGCTTCGGCAAAGCGCGCCCGTGCGCCGTCGAGCATGGGCGCGGCGGGTTCGGCCAGGGTCAGCTGGTGGCCGCGCTGGGCCAGCCACAAGGCCATGTGACCCAACCCGGCACCGATGTCGAGGATGCGCAGCGGGCGGTCGGGCAGGGCTTCGGCCAGGTCGGC
Encoded here:
- a CDS encoding prepilin peptidase; this encodes MQSIVLLLWLALCSEQDVRQRQISNMLTLGVATCALAWLFATGHSWIGADASDAGWALAIVMLLTLPGYMLGRFGADDVKLMGALALATSPQYVLGTFIGAGVSVLLWLLTRRRLWTLLNPKVKKRLQALTEEMGDKQAFVPYVLAGFLLTAVWVQ
- a CDS encoding ShlB/FhaC/HecB family hemolysin secretion/activation protein yields the protein MRPLAVPLLLLPWALAAHAEPLPGFLDSHEYERRLPGANLPIDAYRPVSAHLQLAGVEGDSPAWAPADTPLVLHKVRFEGGTVFPLSDLREHYQPLIGHQTTLGELQQYTARLTQRYRQEGYLLSYAYLPPQEVADGRVNVVLVEGYIRDYRVDGDIGPAGAYLHQLLERLATERPLTRETLERYLGLAERLPGVTIEPQLAVAQTADGAARLTVHAQRKPFSAAVTVADGNRDDAQALMTATSHAQTRFAEQIEASLLLPPGDDQVHYQRLAYSQYLDAGGSQLLLSASRYRSEPGTRIRLDDGRDITRKRDSDRYAIGLRQPVIVRPDEWMVVQGQVYSVSEHFEDRVDGLSSARDYDTYVRALSFEGDWRKVEEGRLRIVSAGVYQGLDYLGARSDADYDLDFLRLRLSGLQSDTLLGNWQRVMFGALYWSDDRLPDSERAGFGGQSFGRGYPRDQADGDKGWGVAYEVNYSMHANWLALVQPYVVLDTAQAWHNRGPVEDAHLASAALGVRLGDGRLFNVALELAKPLADVALDSLDRGPRLTLTLGVQM
- the pbpC gene encoding peptidoglycan glycosyltransferase PbpC (penicillin-binding protein 1C) gives rise to the protein MPSLTRPRTRAGRLLRATVIGMLVLFGLLWLADRLWPLPMPGDDLARVVLAEDGTPLWRFADADGVWRYPVSPDEVSPLYLQALLTYEDRWFYSHPGVNPLALARAAWLNLRGGRVVSGGSTLSMQVARLLDPHERTLAGKLRQLWRTAQLEWHLSKREILQIYLDRAPFGGTLQGVAAASWAYLGKSPMHLTPAEAALLAVLPQAPSRLRPDRHPERAQRARDKVLQRLAEYQVWPARQIREAAEEPLVLAPRQEPALAPLLARRLNSADSPPLIRTTLDAALQRRLEDLLLGWRARLPERTSAAILVVDAQTMAVRAYLGSIDLADERRFGHVDMVRSLRSPGSTLKPFLYGMALDDGLIHSESLLQDVPRRYGDYRPGNFSMGFSGPVSASSALALSLNLPAVQLLEAYGPKRFAAQLRMAGMPLILPPLAEPNLSLILGGAGSRLEDLVGGYAALARGGNSARVRLQPQDPLLERRLLSPGAAWIIRRILSGQARPDRDPHAELVQRPQLAWKTGTSYGFRDAWSIGVGPRYLIGVWIGRPDGTPVPGQFGLASAAPLMLQVHDLLSNRDSQRGIGVPVERVPANVGVAAICWPLGQPMNKQDRNCRRQRFAWTLDGTTPPTLQAADQPLGLGLRESVWVNDQGLRVDGSCPGAKARDIALWPAPLEPWLPRVERRAARLPAIDPACPPQVPASAPPLSIVGVRPGDNLRRPATSSEPLQLYVSALGGGGRRWWFLNGQPLGETQGQDSLLVRFQQVGQAEISALDESGETARVAFQVSE
- a CDS encoding DUF4136 domain-containing protein, yielding MLRRLVLLSFALLLAACSSNNVQQDFDASRDFAAYRSWAWQEPGLQYRPDDPRIKSDLTEQRIRQAVANQLDQRGLRPVQSGARPDLTVRAYLIVEQRQQQITTNYGGGWGGYWGGYWGGPMYNETRSVDYKVATIQIDLFDGRDSKLVWRGSAEQIMNNYPPSPEERNSAIQNTVTKVLANYPPGSRK
- a CDS encoding response regulator transcription factor, which gives rise to MSRQVSELKVLVVDDQPVIVEQLCEFLETKGYVCVPAHSADEAIERYMADPAIGLLICDLHMPGRDGVELMRTLKQFDGSQRMFEAIMLTGRAEKQDVIRALREGFADYYQKPVELDELLEGVRRQEEALLERQRNFHDLGGLNQRLQDLAESIDELYQDLEKARGQGTHRRATDVEESESELPAAFEKLSPRQLEVARLVGKGKTNYQIACELGITENTVKLYVSQVLRLTHMHNRTQLALALTPSSSPVHQRFTTH
- a CDS encoding DUF4136 domain-containing protein — protein: MPYRLLCLAVLPLALAGCQGSNPYVASSRPLPPAPAQAASTFDASAYPTPARDYGHYRSWSWRNGQLPSGSVDTDPGQLADAVSGALDQHGLRPARGGPGDLLVSADIRLEKRLRQVRDYDAYDPYYGPYPYGGVGYGGYRHGYGGYASVPIVRTYEVQVMVVRIDLYDARSGQPVWSASAESGSDKDSPRERESALRDSVHKALNGYPPS
- a CDS encoding methyltransferase domain-containing protein; the protein is MNDRHFDELATRFAEKIYGGAKGAIRLAVLQADLAEALPDRPLRILDIGAGLGHMALWLAQRGHQLTLAEPAAPMLDGARARFAEAGQPATFIQAPWQDLLGQLTEPYDLVLCHAVLEWLAEPESILPVLHQLTAPSGWLSLAFYNRDALVYRNLLKGHFRKLRSNRLEGEKQSLTPQKPLDPRELRAQLDPMWQVESESGVRVFHDYMPKEFQGKAELLDLLEMELAYRRHPSFAGLGRYLHWVCRPR